A genome region from Platichthys flesus chromosome 12, fPlaFle2.1, whole genome shotgun sequence includes the following:
- the edrf1 gene encoding erythroid differentiation-related factor 1 isoform X1: MSSGDREPGTSWDNVTEEPTCSGENSKHDSAICSGSTEIKSCAVVKYSAAPPPTSYALLQEKTDLKLPPANWLRENPQLGSAGTTVLGSSSKSKPFSSFGMAYEFIDCIGDDVDVVSDSENIKKLLKIPYSKSHVSMAVHRVGRTLLLDDLDIQELFMRSSQTGDWTWLKEFYQRLIDEKWQRKKKSKEHWYQRAILSKFLYYSINGDGAAEPVPDNLNEGEVENETEVFSSTWPTSFTSTPSEAEESDAAKQESFSLDSNIALGQVTAVLEEQNLPALFNEGENSQGLRNDFVRNIMWTFEDIHMLVGSNMPIFGGGRYPAVSLRLRDNNKPINILTGIDYWLDNLMCNVPELVMCFHVNGIVQKYEMIKTEDIPHLENSNFSTRVVKDIAQNILSFLKSNCTKEGHTYWLFKASGSDIVKLYDLTTLCEEAEEGKCQNPFTLPVAVLLYRVASNLMLKARQNRKHYGTVRTLLLNCVKLLDQERHPQIIASAHYMLSELFQLDEPPEEGGESLRAGGSEDSYSDEDREEDEEAELTEDSDENGSYSNSSNPQDDSKAVAVIRSVGELSVPEKYKSTHQIRPSGVFPVSQDKEERCRHVLSYVLKGLKAVDGSIKMESDLPAADPNTPIPLKYEDRNAIGACASEKGISLLLERAVGTLQGGQKHLTRSGMIPGSWQHHMKLQLFLKASKAYFVLSDAATNLLKYGRALRYIKLSLQCYDAYCSVSGTQHSQVLQFHSQCLSLCGDIQLMLAQNANNRAAYLEEYSYQTKEDQEILHSLNRESSCQAFNMATDLSIDPEYQLFVSSKCYEAAYELLVSEALKDQESDQLAQVLRRLGNIRNEMGVYYMNQAAAMQTEKEVKKSVSVAEQEMWKKSFSYFEKGMKDFEAIRDSTNSALLLCNTGRLMRICAQAHCAVSGDQSRGEFSPEEALYYNKAIDYYLRAMRSLANRANHPLVWDSVNWELSTTYFTLATLLQDYAPLSRKAQEQIEREVTEAMMKSLKFCDLQTESARQPLYQYRAATIHHRLASMYHSCFRNQVGDEHLRKQHRSLAELHYSKAVCLFLSLKDAPCELLRTLLERVAFAEFTMAGQSSSGAKLKSLTGALEIMTESRHAFQLIHNELELEEEKEEEKEEEKEEKEEEEEEEEEEEEEEEEQGEPSEPHAADSAQSPDVATGPTSGLNLQEVRKLIGVFEPSFSFLLLQLIKLMTTLKRKPSNKDEELLKTYKNVYSKLLRAEKNAPLLSRVGVYKDLLQQLTPQTGSDDTGTPS; this comes from the exons ATGAGCTCTGGGGACAGGGAGCCTGGGACCTCCTGGGACAATGTGACGGAAGAGCCCACCTGCTCAGGTGAAAACAGCAAACAT GATTCGGCCATATGCTCAGGCAGCACTGAAATTAAGAGCTGTGCCGTGGTGAAGTACTCGGCCGCCCCTCCACCGACCAGCTATGCCTTGCTGCAGGAGAAGACCGACCTGAAGCTGCCTCCCGCCAACTGGCTGAGAGAAAACCCTCAGCTGGGCAGCGCGGGCACCACCGTACTGGGCTCCAGCAGCAAGAGCAAACCTTTTTCTAG TTTTGGGATGGCCTACGAATTCATCGACTGCATCGGGGACGATGTTGACGTGGTGTCAGACTCTGAG AACATCAAGAAGCTTTTGAAGATTCCCTACAGCAAGTCTCACGTCAGCATGGCCGTTCACCGCGTCGGGAGGACCCTGCTTTTGGACGACCTGGACATTCAAGAGCTCTTCATGAGGTCTTCTCAG ACCGGAGACTGGACGTGGCTAAAAGAGTTTTACCAGCGGCTAATAGATGAGAAGTggcagaggaaaaagaagagtaAAGAGCACTGGTATCAGAGAGCCATCCTGTCAAAGTTCCTCTACTACAG TATAAATGGTGATGGAGCTGCGGAGCCTGTACCAGACAACCTGAATGAAGGGGAGGTGGAGaacgagacggaggtgttcagttCTACATGGCCCACCTCCTTCACCAGCACGCCGTCTGAAGCAGAAGAGTCGGACGCTGCCAAGCAG GAAAGCTTTTCTTTGGACAGCAACATTGCTCTGGGTCAAGTGACGGCTGTACTTGAAGAGCAAAACCTCCCAGCTCTGTTCAACGAGGGGGAAAACAGTCAG GGTTTAAGAAACGACTTTGTGCGAAACATCATGTGGACGTTCGAGGATATCCACATGCTGGTGGGATCCAACATGCCTATTTTCGGAGGTGGTCGTTATCCTGCCGTCAGTCTGAGACTCAG ggACAACAATAAACCAATCAACATTCTGACAGGTATCGACTACTGGCTCGACAATCTGATGTGCAATGTGCCCGAACTGGTCATGTGTTTTCACGTTAATGGCATCGTTCAG AAATACGAGATGATAAAGACAGAGGACATCCCTCATCTGGAGAACTCCAATTTCTCCACGAGGGTTGTGAAAGACATCGCCCAAAATATTCTCTCCTTCCTAAAGTCCAACTGCACCAAGGAGGGTCACACCTACTGGCTTTTTAAAG CCAGTGGGAGTGACATCGTGAAGCTTTATGATCTTACTACTTTATGTGAGGAGGCTGAAGAAGGGAAATGTCAGAATCCCTTCACTCTCCCTGTGGCTGTGTTACTCTACAG GGTGGCCAGCAACCTAATGCTGAAGGCGAGACAGAACAGGAAGCACTATGGCACCGTCCGAACGCTGCTCTTAAACTGCGTCAAGCTTCTAGATCAGGAGAGGCATCCGCAG ATCATCGCCTCAGCCCACTACATGCTGTCAGAGCTGTTCCAGCTCGACGAGCCCcctgaggaggggggagagtCGCTCCGGGCCGGCGGCTCCGAGGACAGCTACAGCGACGAAGAcagggaggaagacgaggaggcaGAGTTGACGGAGGACAGCGATGAGAACGGCTCCTACAGCAACAGCTCCAACCCACAGGACGACAGTAAAGCTGTGGCTGTTATTCGCTCTGTAGGGGAGCTGTCTGTGCCGGAGAAATACAAATCGACCCACCAGATCAGA CCAAGTGGAGTTTTCCCCGTTTCTCAAGACAAggaggagagatgcagacacgtCCTGAGCTACGTACTGAAG GGCCTGAAGGCAGTGGATGGAAGCATTAAGATGGAGAGCGACCTCCCAGCCGCGGACCCCAACACTCCAATCCCTCTCAAATATGAAGACAGAAATGCTATTGGAGCCTGCGCCTCCGAGAAAGGCATCTCTCTTCTTCTGGAGAGAG cagtggGGACCCTGCAGGGCGGCCAGAAGCACCTGACGCGCTCGGGGATGATCCCTGGCTCGTGGCAGCACcacatgaagctgcagctcttcctcaAAGCCTCCAAGGCCTACTTTGTCCTGTCTGACGCCGCCACCAACTTACTGAAGTACGGCCGAGCTTTGCGCTACATCAAGCTTTCTCTGCAGTGCTACG ATGCCTACTGCTCAGTAAGCGGGACGCAGCACTCGCAGGTGCTGCAGTTCCACAGccagtgtctgtctctgtgtggagaCATCCAGCTGATGTTGGCCCAGAACGCCAACAACAGAGCCGCTTACCTGGAGGAGTACAGCTACCAGACCAAAGAGGACCAGGAGATCCTGCACAGCCTgaacagagagagcagctgcCAAG CCTTCAACATGGCCACAGACCTGTCGATCGACCCGGAGTACCAGCTGTTTGTCAGCAGTAAATGTTACGAGGCAGCGTATGAGCTGCTCGTCTCGGAGGCTTTGAAAGATCAGGAGTCAGATCAACTGGCTCAGGTGCTCAGACGGCTGGGAAACATCCGCAATGAGATGGGAGTTTACTACATGAACCAGGCGGCAGCCATGCAGACTGAGAAAGAAG tcaaGAAGTCTGTGTCCGTAGCAGAACAGGAGATGtggaaaaaaagtttttcctACTTCGAGAAAGGTATGAAGGACTTTGAAGCCATCAGGGACAGCACCAACTCGGCCCTGCTGCTGTGTAACACCGGCCGACTGATGAGAATCTGCGCTCAGGCTCACTGCGCCGTCTCTGGCGACCAGAGCCGAGGGGAGTTCTCCCCTGAAGAGGCGCTCTACTACAACAAG GCCATAGATTACTACTTGCGGGCTATGAGGTCACTGGCAAACCGAGCAAACCACCCATTGGTGTGGGACAGTGTGAACTGGGAGCTGTCCACTACCTACTTCACCCTGGCAACACTTCTGCAGGACTACGCCCCACTGTCCAGGAAGGCCCAGGAGCAG ATTGAGCGAGAGGTGACAGAGGCGATGATGAAATCCCTGAAGTTCTGTGATCTCCAGACTGAGTCGGCTCGTCAGCCGCTCTACCAGTACAGAGCTGCCACCATCCACCACCGCCTGGCCTCTATGTACCACAGCTGCTTCCGCAACCAG GTGGGAGACGAACACTTGAGGAAGCAGCATCGGAGCCTGGCAGAGCTTCACTACAGCAAGGCTGTTTGTTTATTCCTCAGCCTCAAAGATGCTCCCTGTGAGCTGCTCCGCACGCTCCTGGAGAGGGTGGCCTTTGCTGAGTTCACAATGGCAG GTCAGAGCAGCAGCGGGGCGAAGCTGAAGAGCCTGACTGGAGCTCTGGAGATCATGACAGAAAGTCGTCATGCTTTCCAGCTCATTCACAacgagctggagctggaggaggagaaggaggaggagaaggaggaggagaaggaggagaaggaggaggaggaggaggaggaggaggaggaggaggaggaggaggaggagcagggcgAG CCGAGTGAACCCCACGCTGCGGACTCGGCTCAGTCTCCCGACGTGGCCACCGGTCCCACCTCAGGACTCAACCTCCAGGAAGTGAGGAAGCTAATCGGCGTGTTCGAGCCGagcttctccttcctgctgctgcagctcatcaaACTGATGACGACCTTGAAACGAAAACCAAG caaTAAAGACGAGGAGCTGTTGAAGACGTATAAGAATGTCTACTCCAAGCTGCTGCGAGCCGAGAAAAACGCACCTCTCCTCAGCCGGGTCGGCGTCTACAaagacctgctgcagcagctgaccccgcaaacaggaagtgacgacACGGGTACACCTTCATGA
- the tex36 gene encoding testis-expressed protein 36 yields the protein MVKGGKKTSSMSNGGKWFAHTVLPASKGEERRDRRTCTSTGIMLCQVESSLPQALSFQRHPKWKSQQESREYPLSDHDNKHSLKDNIAVFTHGVGLRKCPDEHKQHNSHFSLCPDGADSGTLETGGNVSAYGTDFKVKPTAAFSAGYSRFTRNHKQKAAEAASARAGQRFLWFGRHDLEETPQKQSAISSSAMSLFSLVQPEALDGVAEEVR from the exons ATGGtaaaaggtggaaaaaaaacttCTTCAATGAGCAATGGTGGAAAATGG TTTGCTCACACAGTTTTACCAGCGAgtaaaggagaagagaggcgaGACCGCAGGACTTGTACAAGCACCGGGATCATGCTTTGTCAGGTTGAATCCTCCTTGCCTCAGGCTTTGAGCTTTCAACGCCATCCTAAATGGAAAAGTCAACAG GAATCCAGGGAGTATCCACTCTCAGACCATGACAACAAGCATTCCTTGAAAGATAACATTGCTGTCTTCACTCAT GGTGTGGGACTGAGAAAGTGTCCCGACGAACACAAGCAGCATAACTCTCACTTCAGCCTCTGCCCCGATGGAGCTGACAGCGGCACGCTAGAGACTGGAGGGAACGTCTCAGCCTATGGGACAGACTTCAAGGTGAAGCCGACGGCTGCTTTTTCAGCGGGCTACAGCCGGTTCACCCGCAACCACAAGCAGAAGGCTGCAGAGGCAGCTTCAGCACGGGCAGGGCAGCGCTTCCTGTGGTTTGGACGACATGACCTGGAAGAGACCCCACAGAAGCAGTCGGCCATCAGTTCCTCAGCAATGTCTTTGTTCAGTCTGGTGCAGCCTGAGGCACTAGATGGCGTCGCCGAGGAGGTCAGGTGA
- the si:ch1073-143l10.2 gene encoding autophagy-related protein 16-1 isoform X2, translating to MSVFLRHLEERFEIRKQILDDVQCNSSERDGVEARKNTKILHLQLRETEHLSEKLSQTVTDLTTVLYLKEAELQYCQSRVSQYRQEARTLAKGKNTLKVTLSEFEFIIECQSKELATLRAEQEGLKETLTQARREKDELLQRWMEEKREEADRVNKNNDAEERWQRLAKQLKKHLQQQEKEKPLLVDTSH from the exons ATGTCGGTGTTTTTACGACAC CTTGAGGAACGTTTTGAAATCCGCAAACAAATCCTGGATGACGTTCAGTGTAACAG CTCTGAACGAGATGGAGTAGAAGCTagaaaaaacactaaaatcCTTCATCTGCAGCTGAGAGAGACTGAGCACCTGTCAGAAAAG TTGTCGCAGACCGTCACTGACCTGACCACCGTCCTGTATCTGAaagaggctgagctgcagtaCTGCCAGTCACG TGTGTCCCAATACCGTCAAGAGGCACGTACCCTGGCTAAAGGGAAGAACACCCTGAAGGTGACCCTTTCAGAATTTGAATTCATCATAGAGTGTCAGTCCAAAGAGTTGGCCACCCTGCGAGCGGAGCAGGAAGGACTGAAGGAAACTTTGACGCAGGCtcggagagagaaagacgaaTTGTTGCAGCggtggatggaggagaagagggaggaggctgACAGGGTGAATAAGAACAACGATGCAGAGGAGCG GTGGCAACGTTTGGCcaaacagctgaagaagcatctccaacaacaggaaaaggaaaaaccaTTACTTGTAGACACGTCTCACTGA
- the si:ch1073-143l10.2 gene encoding autophagy-related protein 16-1 isoform X1 — translation MTAEMANWKNHVRAGLQQRDQTEKLPHVGVFTTLSQLEERFEIRKQILDDVQCNSSERDGVEARKNTKILHLQLRETEHLSEKLSQTVTDLTTVLYLKEAELQYCQSRVSQYRQEARTLAKGKNTLKVTLSEFEFIIECQSKELATLRAEQEGLKETLTQARREKDELLQRWMEEKREEADRVNKNNDAEERWQRLAKQLKKHLQQQEKEKPLLVDTSH, via the exons ATGACCGCAGAGATGGCCAACTGGAAGAATCACGTGCGTGCTGGACTGCAGCAGAGAGACCAAACTGAGAAACTGCCTCATGTCGGTGTTTTTACGACAC TGTCTCAGCTTGAGGAACGTTTTGAAATCCGCAAACAAATCCTGGATGACGTTCAGTGTAACAG CTCTGAACGAGATGGAGTAGAAGCTagaaaaaacactaaaatcCTTCATCTGCAGCTGAGAGAGACTGAGCACCTGTCAGAAAAG TTGTCGCAGACCGTCACTGACCTGACCACCGTCCTGTATCTGAaagaggctgagctgcagtaCTGCCAGTCACG TGTGTCCCAATACCGTCAAGAGGCACGTACCCTGGCTAAAGGGAAGAACACCCTGAAGGTGACCCTTTCAGAATTTGAATTCATCATAGAGTGTCAGTCCAAAGAGTTGGCCACCCTGCGAGCGGAGCAGGAAGGACTGAAGGAAACTTTGACGCAGGCtcggagagagaaagacgaaTTGTTGCAGCggtggatggaggagaagagggaggaggctgACAGGGTGAATAAGAACAACGATGCAGAGGAGCG GTGGCAACGTTTGGCcaaacagctgaagaagcatctccaacaacaggaaaaggaaaaaccaTTACTTGTAGACACGTCTCACTGA
- the edrf1 gene encoding erythroid differentiation-related factor 1 isoform X2, with translation MSSGDREPGTSWDNVTEEPTCSGENSKHDSAICSGSTEIKSCAVVKYSAAPPPTSYALLQEKTDLKLPPANWLRENPQLGSAGTTVLGSSSKSKPFSSFGMAYEFIDCIGDDVDVVSDSENIKKLLKIPYSKSHVSMAVHRVGRTLLLDDLDIQELFMRSSQTGDWTWLKEFYQRLIDEKWQRKKKSKEHWYQRAILSKFLYYSINGDGAAEPVPDNLNEGEVENETEVFSSTWPTSFTSTPSEAEESDAAKQESFSLDSNIALGQVTAVLEEQNLPALFNEGENSQGLRNDFVRNIMWTFEDIHMLVGSNMPIFGGGRYPAVSLRLRDNNKPINILTGIDYWLDNLMCNVPELVMCFHVNGIVQKYEMIKTEDIPHLENSNFSTRVVKDIAQNILSFLKSNCTKEGHTYWLFKASGSDIVKLYDLTTLCEEAEEGKCQNPFTLPVAVLLYRVASNLMLKARQNRKHYGTVRTLLLNCVKLLDQERHPQIIASAHYMLSELFQLDEPPEEGGESLRAGGSEDSYSDEDREEDEEAELTEDSDENGSYSNSSNPQDDSKAVAVIRSVGELSVPEKYKSTHQIRPSGVFPVSQDKEERCRHVLSYVLKGLKAVDGSIKMESDLPAADPNTPIPLKYEDRNAIGACASEKGISLLLERVGTLQGGQKHLTRSGMIPGSWQHHMKLQLFLKASKAYFVLSDAATNLLKYGRALRYIKLSLQCYDAYCSVSGTQHSQVLQFHSQCLSLCGDIQLMLAQNANNRAAYLEEYSYQTKEDQEILHSLNRESSCQAFNMATDLSIDPEYQLFVSSKCYEAAYELLVSEALKDQESDQLAQVLRRLGNIRNEMGVYYMNQAAAMQTEKEVKKSVSVAEQEMWKKSFSYFEKGMKDFEAIRDSTNSALLLCNTGRLMRICAQAHCAVSGDQSRGEFSPEEALYYNKAIDYYLRAMRSLANRANHPLVWDSVNWELSTTYFTLATLLQDYAPLSRKAQEQIEREVTEAMMKSLKFCDLQTESARQPLYQYRAATIHHRLASMYHSCFRNQVGDEHLRKQHRSLAELHYSKAVCLFLSLKDAPCELLRTLLERVAFAEFTMAGQSSSGAKLKSLTGALEIMTESRHAFQLIHNELELEEEKEEEKEEEKEEKEEEEEEEEEEEEEEEEQGEPSEPHAADSAQSPDVATGPTSGLNLQEVRKLIGVFEPSFSFLLLQLIKLMTTLKRKPSNKDEELLKTYKNVYSKLLRAEKNAPLLSRVGVYKDLLQQLTPQTGSDDTGTPS, from the exons ATGAGCTCTGGGGACAGGGAGCCTGGGACCTCCTGGGACAATGTGACGGAAGAGCCCACCTGCTCAGGTGAAAACAGCAAACAT GATTCGGCCATATGCTCAGGCAGCACTGAAATTAAGAGCTGTGCCGTGGTGAAGTACTCGGCCGCCCCTCCACCGACCAGCTATGCCTTGCTGCAGGAGAAGACCGACCTGAAGCTGCCTCCCGCCAACTGGCTGAGAGAAAACCCTCAGCTGGGCAGCGCGGGCACCACCGTACTGGGCTCCAGCAGCAAGAGCAAACCTTTTTCTAG TTTTGGGATGGCCTACGAATTCATCGACTGCATCGGGGACGATGTTGACGTGGTGTCAGACTCTGAG AACATCAAGAAGCTTTTGAAGATTCCCTACAGCAAGTCTCACGTCAGCATGGCCGTTCACCGCGTCGGGAGGACCCTGCTTTTGGACGACCTGGACATTCAAGAGCTCTTCATGAGGTCTTCTCAG ACCGGAGACTGGACGTGGCTAAAAGAGTTTTACCAGCGGCTAATAGATGAGAAGTggcagaggaaaaagaagagtaAAGAGCACTGGTATCAGAGAGCCATCCTGTCAAAGTTCCTCTACTACAG TATAAATGGTGATGGAGCTGCGGAGCCTGTACCAGACAACCTGAATGAAGGGGAGGTGGAGaacgagacggaggtgttcagttCTACATGGCCCACCTCCTTCACCAGCACGCCGTCTGAAGCAGAAGAGTCGGACGCTGCCAAGCAG GAAAGCTTTTCTTTGGACAGCAACATTGCTCTGGGTCAAGTGACGGCTGTACTTGAAGAGCAAAACCTCCCAGCTCTGTTCAACGAGGGGGAAAACAGTCAG GGTTTAAGAAACGACTTTGTGCGAAACATCATGTGGACGTTCGAGGATATCCACATGCTGGTGGGATCCAACATGCCTATTTTCGGAGGTGGTCGTTATCCTGCCGTCAGTCTGAGACTCAG ggACAACAATAAACCAATCAACATTCTGACAGGTATCGACTACTGGCTCGACAATCTGATGTGCAATGTGCCCGAACTGGTCATGTGTTTTCACGTTAATGGCATCGTTCAG AAATACGAGATGATAAAGACAGAGGACATCCCTCATCTGGAGAACTCCAATTTCTCCACGAGGGTTGTGAAAGACATCGCCCAAAATATTCTCTCCTTCCTAAAGTCCAACTGCACCAAGGAGGGTCACACCTACTGGCTTTTTAAAG CCAGTGGGAGTGACATCGTGAAGCTTTATGATCTTACTACTTTATGTGAGGAGGCTGAAGAAGGGAAATGTCAGAATCCCTTCACTCTCCCTGTGGCTGTGTTACTCTACAG GGTGGCCAGCAACCTAATGCTGAAGGCGAGACAGAACAGGAAGCACTATGGCACCGTCCGAACGCTGCTCTTAAACTGCGTCAAGCTTCTAGATCAGGAGAGGCATCCGCAG ATCATCGCCTCAGCCCACTACATGCTGTCAGAGCTGTTCCAGCTCGACGAGCCCcctgaggaggggggagagtCGCTCCGGGCCGGCGGCTCCGAGGACAGCTACAGCGACGAAGAcagggaggaagacgaggaggcaGAGTTGACGGAGGACAGCGATGAGAACGGCTCCTACAGCAACAGCTCCAACCCACAGGACGACAGTAAAGCTGTGGCTGTTATTCGCTCTGTAGGGGAGCTGTCTGTGCCGGAGAAATACAAATCGACCCACCAGATCAGA CCAAGTGGAGTTTTCCCCGTTTCTCAAGACAAggaggagagatgcagacacgtCCTGAGCTACGTACTGAAG GGCCTGAAGGCAGTGGATGGAAGCATTAAGATGGAGAGCGACCTCCCAGCCGCGGACCCCAACACTCCAATCCCTCTCAAATATGAAGACAGAAATGCTATTGGAGCCTGCGCCTCCGAGAAAGGCATCTCTCTTCTTCTGGAGAGAG tggGGACCCTGCAGGGCGGCCAGAAGCACCTGACGCGCTCGGGGATGATCCCTGGCTCGTGGCAGCACcacatgaagctgcagctcttcctcaAAGCCTCCAAGGCCTACTTTGTCCTGTCTGACGCCGCCACCAACTTACTGAAGTACGGCCGAGCTTTGCGCTACATCAAGCTTTCTCTGCAGTGCTACG ATGCCTACTGCTCAGTAAGCGGGACGCAGCACTCGCAGGTGCTGCAGTTCCACAGccagtgtctgtctctgtgtggagaCATCCAGCTGATGTTGGCCCAGAACGCCAACAACAGAGCCGCTTACCTGGAGGAGTACAGCTACCAGACCAAAGAGGACCAGGAGATCCTGCACAGCCTgaacagagagagcagctgcCAAG CCTTCAACATGGCCACAGACCTGTCGATCGACCCGGAGTACCAGCTGTTTGTCAGCAGTAAATGTTACGAGGCAGCGTATGAGCTGCTCGTCTCGGAGGCTTTGAAAGATCAGGAGTCAGATCAACTGGCTCAGGTGCTCAGACGGCTGGGAAACATCCGCAATGAGATGGGAGTTTACTACATGAACCAGGCGGCAGCCATGCAGACTGAGAAAGAAG tcaaGAAGTCTGTGTCCGTAGCAGAACAGGAGATGtggaaaaaaagtttttcctACTTCGAGAAAGGTATGAAGGACTTTGAAGCCATCAGGGACAGCACCAACTCGGCCCTGCTGCTGTGTAACACCGGCCGACTGATGAGAATCTGCGCTCAGGCTCACTGCGCCGTCTCTGGCGACCAGAGCCGAGGGGAGTTCTCCCCTGAAGAGGCGCTCTACTACAACAAG GCCATAGATTACTACTTGCGGGCTATGAGGTCACTGGCAAACCGAGCAAACCACCCATTGGTGTGGGACAGTGTGAACTGGGAGCTGTCCACTACCTACTTCACCCTGGCAACACTTCTGCAGGACTACGCCCCACTGTCCAGGAAGGCCCAGGAGCAG ATTGAGCGAGAGGTGACAGAGGCGATGATGAAATCCCTGAAGTTCTGTGATCTCCAGACTGAGTCGGCTCGTCAGCCGCTCTACCAGTACAGAGCTGCCACCATCCACCACCGCCTGGCCTCTATGTACCACAGCTGCTTCCGCAACCAG GTGGGAGACGAACACTTGAGGAAGCAGCATCGGAGCCTGGCAGAGCTTCACTACAGCAAGGCTGTTTGTTTATTCCTCAGCCTCAAAGATGCTCCCTGTGAGCTGCTCCGCACGCTCCTGGAGAGGGTGGCCTTTGCTGAGTTCACAATGGCAG GTCAGAGCAGCAGCGGGGCGAAGCTGAAGAGCCTGACTGGAGCTCTGGAGATCATGACAGAAAGTCGTCATGCTTTCCAGCTCATTCACAacgagctggagctggaggaggagaaggaggaggagaaggaggaggagaaggaggagaaggaggaggaggaggaggaggaggaggaggaggaggaggaggaggaggagcagggcgAG CCGAGTGAACCCCACGCTGCGGACTCGGCTCAGTCTCCCGACGTGGCCACCGGTCCCACCTCAGGACTCAACCTCCAGGAAGTGAGGAAGCTAATCGGCGTGTTCGAGCCGagcttctccttcctgctgctgcagctcatcaaACTGATGACGACCTTGAAACGAAAACCAAG caaTAAAGACGAGGAGCTGTTGAAGACGTATAAGAATGTCTACTCCAAGCTGCTGCGAGCCGAGAAAAACGCACCTCTCCTCAGCCGGGTCGGCGTCTACAaagacctgctgcagcagctgaccccgcaaacaggaagtgacgacACGGGTACACCTTCATGA